A genomic stretch from Planctomycetaceae bacterium includes:
- a CDS encoding HEAT repeat domain-containing protein, translating into MTACYAKDRRSAIHKLGNRYNCCCNPEIMNAFVYALNDSDERVRTEAADEIGDQIRKNKCCCSPCVVAALTCSLADCDRSVRRQAEEALEACGYEIVDGCCNSCGDTCCHDGGCTAGGCTATPVSAPVMVQPQPTPAGDVVPAPAPPEDPQAFFPSRLHNKSQAKTKSSLAGLFGMAR; encoded by the coding sequence ATGACCGCTTGCTACGCTAAGGATCGTCGCTCAGCAATCCACAAGCTGGGTAACCGATACAACTGCTGCTGCAACCCGGAAATCATGAACGCTTTCGTCTACGCGTTGAATGACTCTGACGAACGAGTTCGAACGGAAGCTGCTGACGAGATTGGTGACCAGATTCGCAAGAACAAGTGCTGCTGCAGCCCATGTGTTGTTGCTGCTCTGACCTGCTCTCTGGCTGACTGCGATCGTTCAGTACGTCGTCAGGCCGAAGAAGCTTTGGAAGCCTGTGGCTACGAGATCGTTGATGGCTGCTGCAACAGCTGTGGTGACACCTGCTGCCATGACGGTGGTTGCACCGCTGGCGGATGCACTGCCACACCAGTCTCAGCTCCTGTGATGGTTCAGCCACAGCCAACTCCAGCTGGTGACGTAGTTCCAGCTCCGGCTCCTCCAGAAGACCCTCAGGCATTCTTCCCATCTCGTCTGCACAACAAGTCGCAGGCGAAGACGAAGAGCAGCCTGGCCGGACTTTTCGGAATGGCTCGCTAG
- a CDS encoding glycosyltransferase family 39 protein → MQRSLLLLFCAFAVIYCSLFFSQVLPNNPGIRRADIWGVLLDQVLLTDNSGTAAETVQNDASSLTSQNASFASRLLQRQKVIGSSLLLLFFAWGCGRAIERALLQGRSGLLWSERLVIQFGTGLSLLSLATLFAGLAGKLSPAMILLPAGLIAIVAAVYGRKSAGNQRQADDGLPPVVPLSFWLRVVLTSGAVIYGSYLLTGAMSPPTDFDVREYHLQGPKEWFLDGRIHYLRHNVYTSFPFHTEMLSLAGMVISGDWWTGAISGKLVLGTFSLLTSLCVYSIARRHAGLVPAILSTLIHLTTPWTMRIALIAYAEGALTFYLALTVMLCLIKEDGIDAVGARYRWLFLIGLMAGSAMACKYTGLVNVILPCVLLLCWRVVRIAVEGPPDVQRLRLSRIVRQLMVLGTGILVTVGPWLARNFADTANPVFPLAYSVFGGPEWSTDVDVRWKAAHGPSERDVWQIPRHAMDAAVRNDWTSPLLFAFLLPSLVMCRHSKTLTTIWLLVLWQFGIWWGFTHRIDRFWIPVIPLLSVTAGWAWHASETRIWRRSCITIIAVCTVFNLRLCTLPLVGFHAGLMDFEAARQIPIRSDFRFLNERLPKDSHVLMVGEAQVFDANFQVTYNTVFDDNIFEEWTRSDAPSFGEHGVTHVMVNWFEVLRYRVPGSYGYCEYVQPSRFEKLVEDGWLSEPMVLMSRPVDSFSTQELELMRSWAGYDSINISGQINGIMLYEVIR, encoded by the coding sequence GTGCAACGATCGTTGTTGTTGCTCTTTTGTGCTTTTGCAGTCATTTATTGCAGCCTCTTTTTCTCTCAGGTGCTTCCCAACAATCCAGGTATCCGCAGAGCTGATATTTGGGGTGTGCTGCTTGACCAGGTGTTGCTGACAGACAATTCCGGTACCGCAGCAGAAACTGTCCAGAATGACGCTTCCTCCCTGACTTCTCAGAATGCGTCATTTGCATCACGATTGCTTCAGCGGCAAAAAGTAATTGGTTCTTCGCTCCTCCTGCTCTTTTTTGCCTGGGGCTGCGGGCGAGCCATCGAGCGAGCTTTGCTGCAGGGCAGATCCGGCCTCTTGTGGTCCGAGAGGCTGGTCATTCAGTTTGGAACTGGCTTGTCTCTTTTGTCGCTTGCGACACTCTTTGCCGGATTAGCGGGGAAACTCAGTCCGGCAATGATACTGCTGCCCGCAGGACTGATTGCAATTGTTGCGGCGGTATACGGCCGAAAGTCTGCCGGGAATCAACGACAGGCAGACGATGGTCTGCCGCCGGTTGTTCCACTTTCGTTCTGGCTTCGCGTGGTGTTGACGAGTGGTGCTGTCATCTACGGTTCATATCTCCTGACAGGAGCGATGTCACCGCCGACCGACTTCGATGTTCGCGAATACCATCTGCAGGGTCCAAAGGAATGGTTCCTTGACGGGCGCATTCATTATCTGCGGCACAATGTCTACACCAGCTTTCCATTCCATACGGAAATGTTAAGCCTCGCAGGAATGGTGATCTCCGGCGATTGGTGGACTGGTGCAATTTCCGGGAAGCTGGTCCTTGGTACTTTCTCTCTGCTGACCTCGTTATGCGTCTACAGTATCGCACGCCGCCATGCGGGTCTTGTGCCGGCCATTCTCTCTACATTGATCCATCTGACAACTCCCTGGACAATGCGAATTGCACTGATCGCTTATGCAGAAGGTGCATTGACCTTCTATCTGGCCCTGACTGTGATGCTTTGCCTGATCAAAGAGGATGGCATCGATGCAGTCGGGGCGAGGTATCGATGGCTATTCCTGATCGGCCTGATGGCTGGCAGCGCGATGGCATGCAAGTACACGGGGCTTGTAAACGTGATACTTCCGTGCGTGCTGCTGCTATGCTGGCGAGTCGTCAGAATCGCTGTCGAGGGACCGCCGGACGTTCAGCGTCTTCGATTGAGCAGGATTGTTCGTCAACTGATGGTACTCGGGACTGGAATTCTGGTTACCGTTGGGCCCTGGCTGGCGAGAAATTTCGCAGATACTGCCAATCCAGTGTTCCCGCTCGCCTACAGTGTGTTTGGTGGTCCGGAATGGTCAACGGATGTTGATGTTCGCTGGAAAGCAGCCCATGGCCCATCAGAACGCGACGTGTGGCAGATCCCACGGCATGCAATGGATGCTGCTGTGCGAAATGACTGGACCAGTCCTTTGCTTTTTGCGTTCCTGCTGCCTTCGCTCGTCATGTGCCGGCATTCGAAAACGTTGACGACAATCTGGCTCCTGGTTCTCTGGCAGTTTGGGATTTGGTGGGGGTTCACTCATCGGATTGACAGGTTCTGGATTCCAGTCATACCACTGTTGTCGGTCACTGCGGGCTGGGCCTGGCACGCGTCTGAAACTCGAATCTGGCGACGTTCGTGCATCACAATTATTGCCGTATGTACTGTATTCAATCTCCGGCTTTGTACGTTGCCGCTGGTTGGTTTTCATGCGGGCCTGATGGACTTCGAGGCAGCCCGACAGATCCCGATTCGATCGGACTTCAGGTTTCTCAACGAACGATTGCCGAAGGACTCGCACGTGCTGATGGTTGGTGAGGCTCAGGTTTTCGATGCGAACTTCCAGGTGACATACAATACAGTTTTTGACGACAACATTTTCGAAGAATGGACCAGATCTGATGCCCCGTCGTTTGGTGAACACGGCGTAACTCACGTGATGGTGAACTGGTTTGAGGTACTCCGTTATCGGGTTCCCGGGTCATATGGCTACTGCGAGTACGTACAACCATCGAGATTCGAGAAGCTCGTGGAAGACGGCTGGTTATCAGAACCGATGGTGCTGATGTCGCGTCCGGTTGATTCCTTTTCAACACAGGAGCTGGAATTGATGCGCAGCTGGGCTGGCTACGATTCCATAAACATCTCAGGGCAAATCAATGGCATCATGTTGTACGAAGTCATTCGATGA
- a CDS encoding serine/threonine-protein kinase has translation MSGTITLPAFLETLSRSKLLDELQTARMIAWLSSSMPYSADVSEQSPSGIPAVRDCNTTSAEQLSHWLRTQGWVTAWQNDKLLQGKHRGFLLGDYILEEKIARGGMSTIYAARHRISGLRYALKVLPLSKTHRASYLPRFKREAQLAVRLQHPNIVRVYQLHEENDGRNDVYFMAMELLPGRDLYDIVNADGPLPCRLAASYIEQAARGLQHAHDTGLVHRDIKPGNLFLHDDGTIRLLDLGLANDYDSEESLTRDYNERVLGTADYLSPEQALDSHLADARSDIYGLGCTFYFLLTGRPPFHEGSLAQRILAHQLKTPKPVSDFRNDVPKQLTELLQDMMEKSSQYRIQSALAVADRLQSWLLAAANAAEFDRRPQPLNLWKNNQCHSAEPSEIRHHGSGNQAKQRGDNEKGARPTEPASPAGRSFDQPTDPVRSFHSNTTPLHPDGARTATKVVDLQTDSPEPMQPDLDLNKDMIEDLLRDVFPEHQCRETTQLATRPGSEAIQQPEKSITAEISKGIIASRRISRIKSSGLYHRRYQSSSPRQEQSAAGRIGLWCAVITLLGAVGVAVYTVWYY, from the coding sequence ATGTCCGGCACAATCACATTACCGGCGTTTCTCGAAACATTATCTCGCAGCAAACTGCTTGATGAATTACAGACCGCCAGAATGATCGCCTGGCTGAGCAGCTCGATGCCCTATTCGGCTGATGTCAGCGAACAGTCTCCATCAGGGATCCCGGCCGTCAGGGATTGTAATACGACCTCTGCAGAGCAGCTTAGCCACTGGCTGCGAACCCAGGGCTGGGTAACCGCCTGGCAAAATGACAAGCTGCTTCAGGGTAAACATCGTGGTTTTCTTCTGGGAGACTATATCCTCGAGGAGAAGATCGCTCGGGGTGGAATGAGCACAATTTATGCCGCCCGGCACCGAATCTCCGGATTACGGTACGCACTGAAAGTGCTCCCTCTATCAAAAACACATCGGGCCTCCTACCTGCCTCGATTCAAACGAGAAGCTCAGCTTGCCGTACGTCTTCAGCATCCGAATATCGTTCGCGTTTATCAGTTGCACGAAGAGAATGACGGCAGGAACGACGTCTACTTCATGGCGATGGAACTGCTGCCTGGCAGAGACCTTTACGACATTGTCAATGCCGACGGTCCCCTGCCCTGCCGCCTTGCCGCAAGCTATATCGAACAAGCCGCACGTGGACTTCAACATGCTCATGACACAGGTCTGGTGCATCGAGACATAAAGCCGGGAAATCTGTTTCTGCACGATGATGGTACGATTCGCCTGCTGGACCTTGGGCTCGCAAACGACTACGACAGCGAGGAAAGTCTGACTCGAGACTATAACGAGAGAGTACTTGGCACGGCTGACTACTTGTCGCCGGAGCAGGCACTGGACAGCCACCTTGCTGATGCTCGGTCCGACATCTATGGCCTTGGCTGCACATTCTATTTTCTGTTGACGGGACGCCCTCCATTTCATGAAGGCTCGCTCGCCCAGCGAATTCTGGCTCATCAGTTAAAGACACCGAAGCCCGTCTCTGACTTCCGGAATGATGTTCCAAAACAGTTGACAGAACTCCTTCAGGATATGATGGAAAAAAGCAGTCAGTATCGAATCCAGTCGGCTCTGGCAGTTGCCGATCGGCTGCAATCGTGGCTGCTGGCTGCTGCAAATGCTGCAGAATTTGATCGGCGGCCCCAACCATTGAATTTGTGGAAAAACAATCAATGTCACTCTGCCGAACCGAGTGAGATCCGGCACCATGGCTCTGGCAACCAGGCGAAGCAAAGAGGAGACAACGAGAAAGGTGCCAGACCGACCGAGCCAGCTTCGCCTGCCGGACGGTCCTTTGATCAGCCGACGGATCCCGTACGCTCCTTTCATTCAAACACGACACCACTCCATCCGGACGGCGCACGAACAGCGACAAAAGTCGTGGATCTGCAAACAGATTCGCCTGAGCCAATGCAACCCGACCTGGATCTCAATAAAGACATGATCGAGGACCTGCTTCGGGATGTCTTCCCGGAGCATCAGTGCCGCGAAACAACCCAACTGGCTACCCGTCCGGGTTCGGAGGCGATACAGCAACCAGAGAAATCCATCACCGCAGAAATCTCAAAAGGAATAATCGCATCCCGGCGAATTTCCAGAATCAAATCCAGCGGCCTCTATCACCGCCGCTACCAAAGTTCCTCTCCGCGGCAAGAACAGTCTGCGGCAGGCAGAATCGGCCTCTGGTGCGCCGTGATCACTCTGCTCGGTGCAGTCGGAGTGGCAGTTTACACAGTGTGGTACTACTAA
- a CDS encoding glutaredoxin family protein, translating into MTDEPGTQEDSLSDAEAAAFAQRMNGWLGTILMVLGSILAVLIFCDRAEMHLFDMPVFWHQMRPFHLLVCLMIFGGAAAMLKTPRPEAVAARRMTIHSPFSRVRFYTRQGCHLCDETLSILREEASLPEIEIIDIDSNDQLQRQFGESVPVIEIDGRIRFRGGVQPLALRRLIEGTLAQQSRS; encoded by the coding sequence ATGACCGATGAACCAGGAACGCAGGAAGATTCGTTATCAGATGCAGAAGCCGCTGCGTTTGCGCAACGCATGAACGGCTGGCTGGGAACCATTCTGATGGTCCTGGGCTCGATCCTCGCCGTGCTGATTTTCTGTGATCGTGCTGAGATGCACTTGTTCGATATGCCGGTTTTTTGGCATCAAATGCGGCCCTTTCATCTGTTGGTGTGCCTGATGATTTTTGGGGGAGCGGCGGCGATGCTGAAGACGCCTCGTCCAGAGGCAGTTGCGGCACGGCGGATGACGATTCATTCGCCTTTCAGCCGGGTGCGTTTCTACACGCGTCAGGGATGCCACTTATGCGACGAAACACTGAGCATTCTGCGTGAAGAGGCCAGCCTGCCTGAAATTGAAATCATCGATATCGACAGCAACGATCAATTGCAGCGACAATTCGGCGAGTCTGTGCCCGTGATCGAAATTGATGGCAGGATTAGATTCAGGGGTGGAGTTCAGCCGCTGGCGCTCAGGCGGTTAATCGAAGGCACTTTGGCTCAGCAGTCACGCTCGTAG
- a CDS encoding response regulator, translating to MSNQEIDISSSRVLIADDIQQNRELLEAYLADEGYDILMANDGHQAMQMVDEHQPDLILLDIMMPRMSGYEVCAQLKADPSRRAIPVLIVTALNEMGDIEKAVEAGCDDFLTKPVNRLELRTRVKSLLRVRHLANERDRLLAYLEEMEHRVLNERS from the coding sequence ATGAGTAATCAGGAAATCGACATTTCATCGTCACGAGTTCTGATTGCGGACGATATTCAGCAGAACCGCGAGCTACTGGAAGCTTACCTCGCAGACGAAGGGTACGATATCCTGATGGCCAATGACGGTCATCAAGCCATGCAAATGGTTGACGAACACCAGCCCGACTTGATTTTGCTAGACATCATGATGCCTCGCATGAGTGGCTACGAAGTGTGTGCTCAATTAAAAGCGGACCCGTCTCGACGCGCAATTCCGGTCCTGATTGTCACCGCATTAAATGAAATGGGAGATATCGAAAAGGCTGTTGAAGCAGGATGCGATGATTTCCTTACAAAACCAGTGAACCGGCTTGAATTGCGAACTCGCGTGAAGTCGTTGCTTCGCGTGCGACATTTGGCGAATGAACGGGACCGATTGCTTGCATATCTCGAGGAAATGGAGCATCGCGTTCTGAATGAACGGTCCTAG
- a CDS encoding class I SAM-dependent rRNA methyltransferase: protein MSDAQPKAGNELPSAPSLPTEFNIPATLPVAYLQPRRAQPFFGRHPWVFPGAIRGFEDGAGSPVSEDSILPGTPVRLLTSEGKFIATGLHNNNSRIRLRLYTWNEAEMLAGDFWKQKIETAIAARRDHFDLASDRTGCRLVFSESDQLSGLTVDWYAGFALVQFTSLALYQHRKLIIDALQSCTDPRGIWLRTEKGMREAEGLEAVDGLIAGQEPPRPLFIEEHGVQYGVDVQQGQKTGCFLDQRDNRLAVSRFTRNAKVLDAFCFSGGFGITALKCGGAANVLGIDSSDAAITLAAANAELNGVAGHCRWMKADVKNALEELAGQGTTFDVVILDPPRMARTRGGIERALNGYLRLNMQGMQVLKPGGILVTCSCSGLVAREEFREMLAEASRQSRRAVQILETHGQPMDHPVMPTCPETEYLKVFVCRVL, encoded by the coding sequence ATGTCCGATGCTCAACCGAAGGCTGGTAATGAACTGCCGTCAGCCCCGTCATTGCCGACGGAGTTCAACATCCCTGCTACTTTGCCTGTTGCGTACCTGCAGCCTCGCCGAGCCCAGCCATTTTTCGGGCGACATCCATGGGTGTTTCCGGGGGCGATTCGCGGGTTTGAAGACGGCGCCGGGAGTCCAGTTTCAGAAGACTCAATTCTTCCCGGCACACCTGTCCGTCTCCTGACGTCAGAAGGGAAGTTTATTGCGACCGGGCTCCACAACAACAACAGCAGAATTCGATTGCGTCTGTACACTTGGAACGAAGCCGAGATGCTGGCCGGAGACTTCTGGAAACAAAAAATTGAAACTGCGATTGCCGCTCGACGCGATCATTTTGACTTAGCCAGTGATCGAACAGGTTGCCGCCTTGTGTTCAGTGAATCGGATCAGTTATCCGGACTGACGGTTGATTGGTACGCCGGTTTTGCACTTGTGCAGTTTACCAGTCTGGCTCTTTATCAGCATCGGAAACTGATTATCGACGCCCTTCAGTCGTGCACTGACCCCCGCGGTATCTGGCTCCGCACGGAGAAAGGAATGCGCGAGGCAGAAGGACTGGAAGCTGTCGATGGGCTGATCGCAGGGCAGGAACCGCCACGTCCTCTGTTCATCGAAGAGCACGGTGTTCAGTATGGGGTCGATGTTCAGCAGGGGCAAAAAACCGGCTGTTTTCTCGATCAACGCGACAATCGATTGGCAGTGAGCCGTTTTACCAGGAACGCAAAGGTCCTGGACGCCTTCTGTTTCTCGGGAGGGTTCGGTATCACCGCCTTAAAATGTGGCGGTGCTGCAAATGTACTTGGGATTGATTCTTCCGACGCTGCGATCACTCTGGCAGCAGCCAACGCAGAACTGAATGGCGTTGCGGGGCATTGCCGCTGGATGAAAGCGGATGTCAAAAATGCTCTCGAAGAATTAGCGGGGCAGGGCACAACCTTCGATGTCGTCATTCTGGACCCACCTCGCATGGCTCGAACCCGCGGTGGGATCGAACGAGCATTGAATGGCTATCTGCGTCTGAACATGCAGGGGATGCAAGTACTGAAACCTGGTGGGATTCTTGTCACATGCAGCTGTTCCGGGCTGGTTGCGCGGGAAGAATTTCGAGAAATGCTTGCAGAGGCCTCCCGTCAAAGTCGGCGGGCCGTGCAGATATTGGAAACGCATGGCCAACCAATGGACCATCCGGTAATGCCGACCTGCCCGGAAACTGAATATTTGAAAGTTTTCGTCTGCCGCGTTTTGTAA
- a CDS encoding redoxin domain-containing protein, which translates to MLDLNHDGLSVRADRRRTFAGLMRLTAFLTHSLVIFSLVTFSLVTSSQIAEADEPASDQFLFRFSGTLLQGRGDGDIIRRFESSLLNSAENSFFHVLDDAGTGCGWPESFGRLNTGSESSGPVPHIVYNYDGHDYSISLPFLHVQLLNDAGIGTSWEIDGWKLTILEPRREAGQDCWFIEASEKRGRKQSLLVDRSTGVLWQAEADVFMGRGDRFLLKIRQTRQTTLPQEIAARTRNVMELLLQLQKNLGRRPDTQLKQLSPRQADLTAQVQPTLHQLSEGTPLQELVLRLTSSLKSEKTRIAASTMRAGEILNSRAPDFSLNVVSGGTLDSQDLLGRIVILHFWDYKDQPLAEPYGQTGYLDFLFNQRKKLGVQVVGVAVGADLQTADGVSRGKRAARKLAEFMNITYPIGYDDGSLLRALGDPRDANGNLPLWIVIGRDGTIAHYHAGFYEVDATRGLSELDAVVSRQIKTPSQQ; encoded by the coding sequence GTGTTGGATTTGAATCACGATGGTTTAAGCGTCCGTGCGGATCGACGTCGAACGTTTGCAGGACTCATGAGATTGACTGCGTTTCTGACACACTCCCTGGTGATATTTTCACTGGTCACATTTTCACTGGTGACGTCGTCACAAATTGCTGAGGCCGATGAACCAGCCTCGGATCAATTTCTGTTTCGATTCAGTGGAACACTGTTACAAGGGCGCGGAGACGGAGACATCATTCGTCGCTTCGAATCATCCCTTTTGAATTCCGCCGAAAACAGTTTCTTCCATGTCCTCGATGACGCCGGGACTGGGTGCGGATGGCCGGAAAGTTTTGGCAGGCTCAATACGGGAAGCGAATCCTCTGGCCCTGTTCCACATATTGTTTACAACTACGACGGTCACGACTACTCCATTTCTCTGCCATTTCTTCATGTGCAGTTGCTGAATGACGCCGGGATCGGCACCTCTTGGGAGATTGACGGATGGAAACTCACTATTTTGGAACCTCGTCGAGAAGCCGGGCAGGACTGTTGGTTCATCGAAGCGTCGGAGAAGCGGGGCAGAAAGCAGTCATTACTTGTCGACAGAAGCACCGGAGTGTTGTGGCAGGCTGAAGCAGATGTTTTCATGGGCCGCGGGGACCGGTTTCTGCTGAAGATCCGCCAAACCAGGCAGACGACACTCCCGCAGGAGATCGCCGCCAGGACACGGAATGTCATGGAACTCCTGCTGCAACTTCAGAAAAACCTCGGTCGAAGACCGGATACCCAGCTAAAACAACTCTCACCACGCCAGGCGGATCTGACTGCTCAGGTGCAACCCACACTTCATCAGCTTTCTGAGGGCACGCCACTTCAGGAACTTGTACTTCGACTGACATCCAGCCTGAAATCCGAAAAAACGCGAATTGCGGCGTCCACGATGAGAGCCGGAGAGATACTGAACTCCCGTGCCCCCGACTTTTCGCTCAACGTTGTCTCAGGTGGAACCCTGGATTCTCAGGATCTGCTGGGGCGAATCGTCATCCTGCACTTTTGGGACTACAAAGACCAGCCGCTCGCGGAGCCGTATGGCCAAACAGGATATCTGGACTTTTTATTCAATCAGCGAAAGAAGCTTGGAGTTCAGGTCGTGGGTGTTGCCGTCGGAGCGGACCTGCAAACGGCTGATGGAGTGTCTCGCGGTAAACGGGCGGCTCGGAAACTGGCCGAATTCATGAACATCACCTATCCCATCGGTTACGACGACGGGTCACTCCTTCGTGCTCTCGGTGATCCACGAGACGCCAATGGCAACCTGCCGCTTTGGATTGTCATTGGGCGAGACGGCACGATAGCGCACTATCACGCAGGATTCTACGAAGTTGACGCTACCCGAGGATTGAGTGAACTGGATGCTGTGGTGTCCCGACAAATCAAAACACCTTCACAGCAATAG
- a CDS encoding serine/threonine-protein kinase, giving the protein MSDAQNKVGTYELKNCIASGKTTQIWEVTENGTLSFAMKLMLEDARKKPEEKAILKHEFKVGKSFDHPSVIRFHKIEVSRDHAFFIMDFFRAPSMKVQIATNLPDVQSRFARIAESICTAMTHVHEKGWLHRDIKPENILVNKTGETRVVDFSLASKIAKGLGKLVGGKSKIIQGTRTYIAPEVIMRKHVDERTDIYSLGVTLFELATGVPPFAGLDPNDLLKKHLSEAPAPPSAINSNVTPELDQVLLKMIAKKPSDRYADMREVQTALKAVRCFKEDPAELYGRSIREAKEQETLSVDKRLDSRADADRTAMGVAAPAKPTKGKRKTAAIGKLDPVVKKGAPAGHPGQQQPGMPQPMMAPPMMMPPMMMPQPMMMPPMMMPPGAMPPGAMPPGAMPPGMTPPQMPQPAMPSGGMPPQMPAPVTPQVGAPQMPVPDQIQAPPPNSPTPEQATSASTQENDAKNESDQAVRSIRLPLERPKARGHMSDADEDLDFMTELPDIM; this is encoded by the coding sequence GTGTCTGATGCACAAAATAAAGTTGGCACTTACGAGCTGAAGAACTGCATTGCCAGTGGTAAGACAACCCAGATTTGGGAGGTGACGGAGAACGGGACGCTCTCGTTTGCGATGAAGTTGATGCTGGAAGATGCCCGGAAGAAGCCCGAAGAAAAGGCAATCCTTAAGCACGAGTTCAAGGTCGGGAAAAGCTTCGACCACCCATCCGTGATCCGGTTTCACAAGATTGAAGTCAGCCGCGATCACGCGTTCTTTATTATGGACTTTTTCCGTGCGCCCAGCATGAAGGTTCAGATTGCGACAAATCTGCCTGACGTGCAGAGTCGATTTGCCAGGATCGCTGAATCGATCTGCACTGCGATGACGCATGTCCATGAAAAGGGGTGGCTGCATCGGGATATCAAGCCGGAGAATATTCTGGTGAACAAGACCGGAGAAACTCGCGTCGTCGACTTCTCCCTGGCGTCAAAAATTGCAAAAGGGCTTGGGAAGCTGGTTGGGGGCAAATCAAAGATTATTCAGGGCACAAGGACATATATCGCTCCGGAAGTAATTATGCGAAAGCATGTCGATGAAAGGACTGATATATATAGCCTTGGTGTTACGCTGTTTGAGCTTGCTACTGGTGTGCCACCTTTCGCGGGCCTGGATCCCAATGATCTGCTGAAGAAACACTTGTCGGAGGCACCAGCACCCCCTTCGGCAATTAACAGCAATGTAACTCCCGAGCTGGATCAGGTGTTATTGAAAATGATTGCCAAGAAACCTTCCGATCGATACGCAGATATGCGTGAAGTTCAGACAGCCCTGAAGGCTGTGCGTTGCTTTAAAGAAGACCCGGCTGAGTTGTATGGACGCTCTATTCGCGAAGCGAAGGAACAGGAAACGCTGAGTGTTGATAAACGACTCGACAGTCGTGCAGACGCGGACCGGACTGCGATGGGCGTCGCGGCTCCTGCTAAACCGACGAAAGGTAAGCGAAAAACGGCGGCGATCGGGAAACTGGATCCTGTCGTGAAAAAAGGTGCTCCGGCGGGTCATCCAGGGCAGCAGCAACCGGGAATGCCTCAGCCAATGATGGCACCTCCGATGATGATGCCACCGATGATGATGCCTCAGCCAATGATGATGCCACCGATGATGATGCCGCCCGGTGCGATGCCACCGGGAGCGATGCCACCGGGAGCGATGCCACCCGGTATGACGCCACCGCAAATGCCTCAGCCCGCAATGCCGTCCGGTGGTATGCCGCCGCAGATGCCTGCTCCGGTTACGCCCCAGGTTGGTGCTCCTCAAATGCCCGTGCCCGATCAGATTCAGGCACCGCCCCCAAATTCACCGACACCCGAACAGGCTACTTCGGCTTCAACGCAGGAAAATGACGCAAAGAATGAAAGTGATCAGGCCGTCCGGAGTATTCGCTTGCCGCTGGAGCGTCCGAAGGCACGGGGACACATGTCCGACGCCGACGAGGATCTGGATTTCATGACTGAGCTGCCCGACATCATGTAA
- a CDS encoding acetyl-CoA carboxylase carboxyltransferase subunit alpha — protein sequence MPSVHQLPFEKPLYELEERLQKLEAQSDPSPAEKESMRRMRVELTQMTRERYQNLDAWQIVQVSRHPERPQTPDYLELVFDEFVELHGDRSFGDDRAIVTGFAKLAGRKVMFVGHQKGRNLKERNECSYGCANPEGYRKAMQKMEMAARYGLPIVCLIDTPGAYPGIGAEERGQAYNIAVNLRDMSTLNVPIICVVIGEGGSGGALGIGVGDHVAILEYAYYSVISPEGCAGILWKHGRHADKAARALRFTSKDLLELGIVDEVIPEPLGGAHRNHFKMAATLKGCLVEALNSLDQVPAGELVERRYQRFRKIGVFEESGPLPA from the coding sequence ATGCCATCCGTTCACCAGCTGCCTTTTGAGAAGCCGCTTTACGAGCTTGAAGAGCGCCTGCAAAAGCTCGAAGCTCAATCCGATCCATCCCCGGCGGAAAAAGAGAGCATGCGGCGTATGAGGGTGGAACTCACGCAAATGACGCGTGAACGCTATCAAAACCTCGATGCCTGGCAGATCGTCCAGGTTTCGAGGCATCCCGAGCGGCCTCAGACCCCGGATTACCTGGAACTGGTTTTCGATGAATTTGTCGAACTGCATGGCGACCGGTCGTTTGGCGATGACCGTGCGATTGTCACCGGTTTCGCCAAGCTCGCTGGTCGAAAAGTGATGTTTGTTGGCCATCAGAAGGGGCGAAACCTGAAAGAGCGGAATGAATGCTCGTACGGCTGCGCGAATCCTGAAGGTTACCGAAAGGCCATGCAGAAAATGGAAATGGCTGCCCGATATGGGCTGCCAATCGTTTGTTTGATTGATACGCCTGGCGCGTATCCCGGGATTGGCGCTGAAGAACGTGGTCAGGCCTACAATATCGCAGTCAATCTCCGTGACATGTCTACGTTGAACGTCCCGATTATTTGCGTGGTGATTGGTGAAGGCGGATCTGGTGGCGCGCTTGGGATTGGAGTGGGCGACCATGTGGCGATCCTTGAATACGCCTATTATTCCGTGATCAGTCCCGAAGGCTGCGCCGGGATTCTCTGGAAGCATGGTCGGCATGCGGATAAGGCTGCACGCGCGTTGCGGTTCACAAGCAAGGATCTGCTTGAACTGGGGATTGTTGACGAGGTGATTCCCGAGCCATTGGGCGGGGCTCATCGCAACCACTTCAAGATGGCAGCCACATTGAAAGGGTGTCTGGTCGAAGCGCTGAATTCGCTGGATCAGGTTCCGGCTGGCGAGTTGGTTGAGCGTCGCTACCAGCGATTCCGGAAGATCGGTGTCTTCGAGGAATCGGGCCCGCTGCCAGCGTGA